From the Brassica napus cultivar Da-Ae chromosome A8, Da-Ae, whole genome shotgun sequence genome, one window contains:
- the LOC106359808 gene encoding GDSL esterase/lipase At4g30140-like: MVEGVSKALWIVVATVFAVAAAITPVACGQQAPCYFVFGDSQFDNGNNNVLNTTAKVNYLPYGIDFSEGPTGRFSNGRNIPDVIAELAGFNDSIPPFAGASPGQANIGLNYASGGGGIREETSQNLGERISLRRQINNHQRAIINAAVPRRQLRQCLYTINIGSNDYLNNYFLQPPTPARRRYNPEQFAESLIRLYNIYLKQLYLLGARKVALFGIGKIGCTPRIIASLGGGVGCAEEVNQAVELFNNKLEGLVADFNDRFSSVMFTYVDLFSGNAEDFAALGITVGDRSCCTVNPDEELCAQNGPVCPDRTKYIFWDNVHTTETVNTVIAVGAFDGNITSPFSIAELLN; the protein is encoded by the exons ATGGTCGAGGGAGTGTCCAAGGCATTGTGGATTGTTGTGGCCACCGTGTTTGCAGTAGCCGCGGCGATCACACCAGTGGCTTGTGGACAACAAGCACCGTGTTACTTCGTGTTCGGAGACTCTCAATTCGACAACGGTAACAACAATGTCTTAAACACCACTGCAAAGGTCAACTATTTACCTTATGGTATAGATTTTTCCGAAGGTCCAACCGGTCGGTTTAGCAACGGACGTAACATTCCAGACGTTATCG CTGAACTAGCGGGTTTCAATGATTCCATTCCTCCATTCGCTGGAGCTTCACCGGGACAAGCTAACATCGGACTCAACTATGCTTCCGGTGGCGGCGGGATCCGAGAAGAAACCAGCCAAAATTTG GGTGAAAGAATCAGTTTGAGAAGGCAAATAAACAACCACCAGAGGGCGATTATAAACGCGGCGGTGCCACGGCGTCAGCTACGGCAATGCCTATACACAATCAACATTGGAAGCAATGATTACCTCAACAACTACTTCTTGCAACCTCCTACCCCAGCTCGCCGCCGTTATAATCCTGAACAATTTGCTGAATCTCTCATACGTctctacaatatttatttgaaa CAACTATACCTACTAGGAGCTAGGAAAGTGGCTTTGTTTGGAATCGGTAAGATTGGGTGTACACCACGTATTATTGCTAGCCTTGGTGGTGGTGTTGGCTGCGCAGAAGAAGTGAACCAAGCCGTGGAGCTCTTCAACAATAAACTCGAAGGCCTAGTCGCAGACTTCAACGACAGATTTTCAAGTGTTATGTTCACTTACGTCGACCTCTTCTCTGGAAACGCTGAAGACTTTGCCGCTCTTG GGATTACTGTTGGTGATAGGAGTTGCTGTACCGTTAATCCTGATGAAGAATTGTGTGCGCAGAACGGACCGGTTTGTCCTGACCGAACCAAATACATATTCTGGGATAACGTGCATACCACGGAAACGGTTAATACCGTGATAGCTGTCGGAGCGTTTGACGGAAACATAACTTCTCCATTCAGCATAGCAGAGCTTCTGAATTAG
- the LOC106359804 gene encoding defensin-like protein 183 has product MSNDILTLKKQNLKMKKALSLVVFMIFSIMLASVKNRVNANVCSEGLGICYQCDERCKARHGPTGQGMCDRYNLCTCNYICGPVPPPPSPPTKYCSGGAGLCDIRCGNPCCNQSCAQKYPGGVGFCDSLAHTLLCKCQYPC; this is encoded by the exons ATGTCTAATGATATATTAACcttaaagaaacaaaatttgaaaatgaagAAGGCACTCTCACTTGTGGTTTTCATGATCTTCTCTATCATGCTTGCTTCgg TTAAAAATAGGGTGAACGCAAATGTATGCTCGGAAGGTCTAGGCATTTGTTACCAATGTGATGAGAGGTGCAAGGCCAGGCACGGGCCGACGGGTCAAGGCATGTGCGACCGATATAACCTATGCACGTGCAATTATATATGTGGACCAGTACCACCTCCACCATCTCCCCCGACCAAATACTGCTCTGGCGGGGCTGGCCTTTGCGATATTAGATGTGGGAACCCATGTTGCAATCAAAGCTGTGCACAAAAGTACCCTGGTGGAGTTGGATTTTGTGATAGTCTTGCCCATACTTTATTGTGCAAATGCCAATACCCTTGCTag
- the LOC106361154 gene encoding glycosyltransferase BC10-like, whose translation MKAAKRWSLGNLRDMASSLPGPRHRAPSRRRGRVYIIMALSLIAFFAVIAYMYPHHSKRACYMISSRGCKALADWLPPSLREYSDDEIAARVVISEILSNPPVIRKDSKIAFMFLTPGALPFERLWDRFFQGHEGKFSVYIHASKERPVHYSRYFLNREIRSDEVVWGRISMVDAERRLLANALRDPTNQQFVLLSDSCVPLRSFEYIYNYLMYSNVSYVDCFDDPGQHGSGRHMNHMLPEIQKKDFRKGAQWFTMKRQHAVATMADSLYYSKFRDYCGPGIENNKNCIADEHYLPTFFHMLDPTGISNWTVTQVDWSERKWHPKTYMPEDVTHELLNNLTSTDTVVHVTSVGVGEEIWMPCMWNGIKRPCYLFGRKFHPDTLDKLLDLFSNYTKSVSWQL comes from the exons ATGAAGGCAGCTAAGAGGTGGAGTCTTGGAAACCTACGGGACATGGCGTCTTCTTTGCCTGGACCTCGTCACCGCGCTCCTTCAAGGAGACGAGGACGAGTATATATCATCATGGCCCTCTCACTCATCGCCTTCTTTGCTGTCATCGCTTACATGTACCCTCACCACAGCAAACGTGCTTGTTACATGATATCTTCGAGGGGATGCAAGGCTTTAGCTGATTGGCTTCCGCCTTCTCTGAGGGAGTATTCTGACGATGAGATTGCGGCTCGCGTTGTGATTAGTGAGATATTGAGTAATCCTCCTGTGATTAGAAAAGATTCCAAGATTGCGTTTATGTTCTTGACTCCTGGTGCGTTGCCTTTCGAGAGGCTGTGGGATAGATTCTTCCAG GGACATGAAGGGAAGTTTTCTGTTTATATTCATGCATCAAAGGAAAGGCCAGTTCACTACAGTCGTTACTTTCTCAACCGTGAGATTCGCAGTGATGAG GTGGTGTGGGGAAGAATATCAATGGTTGATGCAGAGAGACGGTTGTTAGCTAATGCTCTTAGAGACCCTACAAACCAGCAATTTGTTTTACTCTCTGATAG TTGTGTACCTCTTCGAAGTTTTGAATACATTTACAACTACCTCATGTACAGCAACGTCAGCTATGTTGACTG CTTTGACGATCCAGGTCAACATGGATCAGGCAGGCATATGAATCACATGCTGCCTGAAATTCAGAAGAAGGATTTTCGAAAGGGTGCACAG TGGTTCACCATGAAGCGACAACATGCTGTAGCAACTATGGCAGACAGTCTTTACTACTCCAAGTTCCGGGATTACTGTGGG ccagGTATAGAGAACAACAAGAACTGCATAGCTGATGAACACTATCTGCCAACATTCTTTCAT ATGCTTGATCCCACTGGCATTTCTAACTGGACTGTAACACAAGTTGATTGGTCTGAGAGAAAGTGGCATCCCAAAACATATATGCCTGAAGATGTCACACACGAGTTACTAAATAACCTCACG TCTACTGACACAGTCGTACATGTCACAAGTGTTGGAGTG GGTGAAGAGATATGGATGCCTTGTATGTGGAACGGAATCAAAAGACCTTGCTACTTGTTTGGAAGGAAGTTTCACCCGGATACGCTCGACAAGCTGTTGGATCTCTTCTCAAATTACACAAAATCAGTCTCTTGGCAACTGTGA
- the LOC106361155 gene encoding uncharacterized protein LOC106361155 — MAMRRIYSEIKGKKVKELPAYIKSTFSVETVKTSVRKSLDNYNDKYIQTSSVDPLLHICFGGMAFSYLVALPNERRHLEHQQHAKEHGGH, encoded by the coding sequence ATGGCGATGAGGAGAATCTACAGCGAGATCAAGGGGAAGAAGGTGAAGGAGCTTCCCGCCTACATCAAATCGACGTTTTCAGTTGAAACCGTGAAGACCTCTGTGAGGAAAAGTCTCGATAACTACAACGACAAGTACATCCAGACTAGCTCCGTCGATCCTCTCCTTCACATCTGCTTCGGAGGCATGGCCTTCTCTTACCTCGTCGCTCTCCCCAACGAGCGCCGCCATCTCGAGCACCAGCAGCACGCTAAGGAGCACGGTGGCCATTGA